A window from Flavobacterium sp. 83 encodes these proteins:
- a CDS encoding RNA polymerase sigma factor, producing MQEEKEFIQKLLNPKTQNEAFQQLLQDYQKPLYNHIRTIVLSHDDADDVLQNTFIKVFQHLKNFKGESKLFSWMYRIATNEALTFLNQKAKTNGISSETLQNKTIDNLKADVFFDGNEIQIKLQKAIAFLPEKQQLVFKMKYFQELKYEEISEILGTSVGALKASYHHAVKKIEAFVTTN from the coding sequence TTGCAAGAGGAAAAGGAATTCATTCAAAAACTATTGAACCCAAAAACGCAAAACGAAGCGTTTCAACAACTCTTGCAAGATTATCAAAAACCGTTGTACAATCATATTCGTACTATTGTATTAAGTCATGATGATGCTGATGATGTTTTGCAAAACACCTTCATAAAGGTATTTCAACATTTGAAAAACTTTAAAGGCGAAAGCAAACTTTTTTCTTGGATGTATCGTATTGCAACTAATGAAGCGCTAACTTTTTTGAATCAAAAAGCAAAAACAAACGGAATTTCTTCTGAAACATTACAAAACAAAACTATAGATAATCTAAAAGCTGATGTTTTCTTTGATGGAAATGAAATTCAAATAAAACTGCAAAAAGCCATAGCTTTTTTACCTGAAAAGCAACAATTAGTTTTCAAAATGAAATATTTTCAAGAATTAAAATATGAAGAAATCTCAGAAATTTTAGGAACATCTGTAGGCGCTTTAAAAGCATCATATCATCACGCAGTCAAAAAAATTGAAGCATTTGTAACAACAAATTAA
- the can gene encoding carbonate dehydratase, with protein sequence MSDFYKKILDNNKKWVETSLASDPNYFADLAKGQTPPLLWIGCSDSRVPANEIVGAKPGDVFVHRNIANMVIHSDMNMLSVLDYAVNVLKVKHVLVCGHYGCGGIKAAMGNESIGIIDNWIRHIKDVYRLHHEYLDSIVDENERFNAFVEINVKEQVFDLAKTSIVQSAWKNGQELTLHGWAYGLNSGFVTDLNVNISSDKDLDDVYQLKF encoded by the coding sequence ATGAGTGATTTTTATAAAAAAATATTAGACAATAATAAAAAATGGGTCGAAACCTCTCTGGCGAGTGATCCGAATTATTTTGCAGATTTAGCCAAAGGGCAAACGCCACCTTTATTGTGGATAGGTTGTTCAGATAGCAGGGTTCCTGCAAATGAAATTGTTGGTGCAAAACCGGGGGACGTTTTTGTGCATCGAAACATTGCTAATATGGTGATTCATTCTGATATGAATATGCTGAGTGTTCTGGATTATGCCGTGAATGTTTTGAAAGTAAAACATGTACTGGTATGCGGTCATTATGGTTGTGGAGGAATAAAAGCAGCTATGGGAAATGAATCTATTGGGATTATTGATAACTGGATTCGTCATATAAAAGATGTTTATCGCCTCCATCATGAATATTTAGATTCTATCGTTGATGAAAACGAACGTTTTAATGCTTTTGTTGAAATTAATGTGAAGGAACAAGTATTTGATTTAGCTAAAACATCTATCGTGCAATCTGCCTGGAAAAATGGACAGGAATTGACTTTGCACGGTTGGGCCTATGGATTAAATTCGGGATTTGTTACAGATTTAAATGTAAATATCAGTTCAGATAAAGATTTGGATGATGTTTATCAATTGAAATTCTAA
- a CDS encoding YdeI family protein → MDEHRRKQVFSPRKDKSVWSKLNKTYIEKLLIENQMHESGLAKIEIAKKNGSWTSLDAVEDLIIPIDLQIAFEKNSTAFENYKSFSPSYRKSYLYWLNQAKREDTRNTRICDIINLCSQNKKSRD, encoded by the coding sequence ATGGATGAACATCGTAGAAAACAAGTTTTTTCTCCTAGAAAAGATAAAAGCGTTTGGAGTAAACTCAACAAAACGTATATCGAAAAACTCCTGATAGAAAATCAAATGCATGAAAGTGGATTAGCCAAAATTGAAATTGCTAAAAAAAATGGTTCTTGGACTTCATTGGATGCTGTAGAGGATTTGATAATCCCAATAGACCTCCAAATAGCTTTTGAGAAAAATAGTACTGCATTCGAAAACTATAAAAGTTTTAGTCCTTCATACAGAAAAAGTTATCTTTATTGGCTTAACCAAGCAAAAAGAGAAGATACCAGAAACACTAGAATATGTGATATTATAAATCTTTGTTCCCAAAATAAAAAATCGAGAGATTAA
- the mnmD gene encoding tRNA (5-methylaminomethyl-2-thiouridine)(34)-methyltransferase MnmD, whose product MKREIIKTLDGSTTIHLQEWDECYHSKHGAIQEAQHVFIKNGLSLFQNRQVSILEIGFGTGLNAFITFLEASKMNQSIDYTGVEAYPISTQEVLSMNYVEELNANNESTVFEKMHQSKWQEKIVLSGDFSLTKRKQFFEEIDDFEKFDLIYFDAFGYRVQPELWSTEIFNKMYNALKPSGILVTYAARGVVKRSMIEVGFTVEKLAGPPGKREMFRASKK is encoded by the coding sequence TTGAAAAGAGAAATAATCAAAACACTTGACGGTTCTACAACAATTCATTTACAGGAATGGGATGAATGCTATCATTCTAAACACGGAGCAATCCAGGAAGCACAACATGTTTTTATAAAAAATGGGTTGTCTTTATTTCAAAACAGACAAGTTTCAATTTTGGAAATTGGTTTTGGAACAGGATTAAATGCATTTATTACCTTTTTGGAAGCATCCAAAATGAATCAATCAATAGATTATACAGGTGTTGAGGCCTACCCAATATCAACTCAGGAAGTTTTGTCAATGAATTACGTTGAAGAGCTTAATGCCAATAATGAAAGTACCGTTTTTGAGAAAATGCATCAAAGTAAGTGGCAAGAAAAGATTGTTCTAAGCGGTGATTTTTCTTTAACGAAAAGGAAGCAGTTTTTTGAAGAAATAGATGATTTTGAAAAATTTGACTTGATTTATTTCGATGCTTTTGGTTATCGGGTTCAACCTGAATTGTGGAGTACTGAAATTTTTAATAAAATGTATAATGCGCTTAAGCCCAGCGGAATATTGGTTACTTATGCTGCGCGTGGGGTAGTGAAAAGAAGTATGATAGAAGTAGGTTTTACAGTTGAGAAATTAGCAGGTCCTCCAGGGAAAAGAGAAATGTTTCGCGCTAGTAAGAAATAG
- a CDS encoding YihY/virulence factor BrkB family protein has translation MKQKEIAILSWDLLKRTYREFDDDNAIKLSASLSYYTIFSLPPLLIIIMSVFSVFFGREAVTGRFFGQINGMVGNEAAIQIQETIKNIELSDSITFATIFGGIMLLIGASGVFAEIQSSINFIWGLKAKPNKGIMKFIKNRVMSFSMIASLGFLLMVSLMVNTVMDIVNERLFQSFPDLTVYLLYIVNILILFATTTGLFAIIFKTLPDGKISWRDALIGSSFTSFFFMFGKFAIGFYLGNSTVATVYGAAGSVIIILIWVYYSAIILYFGAEFTKVYANLHGGKIVPNEYAVEIKIEVTEIDK, from the coding sequence ATGAAGCAAAAAGAAATAGCCATTTTAAGTTGGGATCTATTAAAGCGAACCTATCGTGAATTTGATGATGATAATGCAATAAAATTGAGTGCTTCATTGTCCTATTATACAATATTTTCACTGCCGCCATTATTAATAATTATTATGTCTGTTTTCAGTGTTTTCTTCGGAAGAGAAGCTGTTACAGGTAGGTTTTTCGGTCAAATAAATGGTATGGTTGGAAATGAGGCTGCAATTCAAATTCAGGAAACGATTAAGAATATAGAACTTTCTGACAGTATAACATTTGCTACAATATTTGGCGGTATTATGCTGTTGATAGGAGCTTCCGGAGTTTTTGCTGAAATACAAAGCTCCATTAATTTTATTTGGGGATTAAAAGCTAAACCGAATAAAGGTATCATGAAGTTTATCAAAAACCGTGTGATGTCTTTTTCAATGATTGCTTCACTTGGTTTTTTGTTGATGGTCAGTTTGATGGTGAATACAGTTATGGACATTGTAAATGAGCGATTGTTTCAATCTTTTCCGGACTTAACGGTCTATTTGTTATATATAGTAAATATTTTAATTTTATTTGCGACGACTACTGGATTATTTGCAATTATATTTAAAACACTTCCTGATGGTAAAATCTCGTGGAGAGATGCGTTAATAGGATCTAGTTTTACGTCGTTTTTCTTTATGTTTGGTAAATTTGCAATTGGGTTTTATTTAGGGAATTCTACTGTAGCAACAGTTTACGGGGCTGCTGGTTCAGTAATTATCATTTTAATATGGGTTTATTATTCTGCTATCATTTTATATTTTGGTGCTGAATTTACTAAAGTTTATGCCAACTTACATGGCGGTAAAATTGTTCCTAATGAATATGCAGTTGAAATTAAAATTGAGGTAACAGAAATTGATAAATAG
- a CDS encoding nucleoside triphosphate pyrophosphohydrolase family protein: protein MQKQIDSVKEFHTAFKIGHKEIPTADLGENKHTLRYNLMKEENEEYLEAVQNNDLIEIADALGDMMYILCGTIIEHGLQHKIEAVFDEIQRSNMSKLGEDGKPIYREDGKVMKGPNYFKPDFSKILEER from the coding sequence ATGCAAAAACAAATAGACTCCGTTAAAGAATTTCATACTGCATTTAAAATAGGTCATAAAGAAATTCCAACAGCTGATTTAGGAGAAAATAAACACACACTTCGTTATAATTTAATGAAAGAGGAAAATGAAGAATATCTGGAAGCAGTTCAAAACAATGATTTAATAGAAATTGCAGATGCTTTAGGGGATATGATGTATATTCTATGTGGAACTATTATAGAACATGGTTTACAGCATAAAATAGAAGCGGTTTTTGATGAAATTCAACGCAGTAATATGAGTAAATTAGGCGAAGATGGTAAACCTATTTATCGTGAAGATGGAAAAGTAATGAAAGGGCCTAATTATTTTAAACCGGATTTTTCAAAAATACTAGAGGAAAGATAA
- a CDS encoding GyrI-like domain-containing protein — protein sequence MRILKYIFLLLLLSLVALSIFIATQKGDFTVERSKIINSPKPVVYNYVNDFKNWQDFGSWAVEDPEIKITYPQNTIGKGGSYSWEGKDGNGDMKTIFVKENDSISQKMNYNGTLSDVFWSFKDTVGGTKVTWKTKGTMSFLFKIYTAFNGGVEKIIGSMYEKSLSNLDKTLDYEINTYSVKVDGLVKKPETFYLHQTFTSKIAKVAKNFKIVVPKIIAFCTKNELIITGKPFIIYHTYDIVNELTKISICVPIKNQIYTSEGSDLYSGKLEAFEAVKTTLTGDYSHMNKALEKTTQYLNTNHLEADATVSHIEIYSISKNEVKNPSKWVTEIYYPIKPKVEAIKIYKPAVIKTDEAIKTEPAVNTVPVTKTEPITNTKAAVKTNPVVKTKPVAQPKPVIKVEPIVKKPTPTKKEEEQSEF from the coding sequence ATGAGAATTTTAAAATATATCTTTCTTTTACTATTACTTAGCTTAGTTGCTTTATCCATTTTCATCGCTACACAAAAAGGAGATTTTACTGTCGAAAGGAGTAAAATCATAAATTCTCCAAAACCAGTAGTATATAATTATGTAAATGATTTTAAAAACTGGCAAGATTTTGGTTCTTGGGCTGTTGAAGATCCTGAAATAAAAATAACTTATCCTCAAAACACGATTGGAAAAGGCGGATCTTATTCTTGGGAAGGAAAAGATGGCAACGGTGATATGAAAACAATTTTTGTAAAAGAAAACGATAGTATTTCACAAAAAATGAATTATAACGGAACTTTATCTGATGTTTTTTGGAGTTTTAAAGATACTGTTGGAGGTACCAAAGTAACTTGGAAAACAAAAGGAACAATGAGTTTTCTTTTCAAAATTTATACTGCTTTTAACGGGGGTGTTGAAAAAATCATAGGTAGCATGTACGAAAAAAGTTTGTCTAACCTTGACAAAACCTTAGATTATGAAATAAATACCTATTCAGTAAAAGTAGATGGATTGGTAAAAAAACCAGAAACATTTTATTTACATCAGACTTTTACCAGTAAAATTGCTAAAGTTGCCAAAAACTTTAAAATCGTTGTCCCAAAAATCATTGCTTTTTGTACAAAAAATGAACTTATAATTACAGGAAAGCCTTTTATAATTTATCACACTTATGACATTGTAAATGAACTTACTAAAATATCTATTTGTGTACCAATTAAAAATCAAATTTATACAAGTGAAGGAAGTGATCTTTACTCGGGAAAATTAGAAGCGTTTGAAGCCGTAAAAACTACTTTAACGGGTGATTATTCCCACATGAATAAAGCTTTGGAAAAAACCACGCAATACCTTAACACTAATCATCTCGAAGCTGACGCTACAGTTTCTCATATTGAAATTTATTCAATCAGTAAAAACGAAGTGAAAAACCCATCAAAATGGGTTACTGAAATTTATTATCCAATAAAACCAAAAGTAGAAGCAATAAAAATTTACAAACCAGCAGTTATAAAAACTGATGAAGCGATAAAAACTGAACCTGCAGTAAATACAGTTCCGGTTACAAAAACAGAACCCATTACAAATACTAAAGCTGCTGTAAAAACGAATCCTGTTGTAAAAACTAAACCTGTAGCACAACCTAAGCCAGTCATAAAAGTGGAACCAATTGTAAAAAAGCCAACTCCTACAAAAAAAGAAGAAGAACAATCTGAATTTTAA
- a CDS encoding IS982 family transposase, which translates to MSDLEVVALSLTSEFMSIDSENSFFNQLQNGQISNLIERSQYNKRRKKLFHFAEEIRQHLYSKFTEFENYFVVDSMPLEICKMARHNRIKICKGDFQTAPDKGFCASQNSWFYGYKLHGVCTVSGVFQSIDITKASVHDVHLLKDLKYQMSDCVLLGDRGYLSSPLQLDLFETANIKLETPMRINQIGYKKQPYIFRKSRKRIETLFSQLCDQFMIRRNYAKSFQGFKTRILAKITALTLVQFINKFIFERPINNIKTQII; encoded by the coding sequence ATGTCTGATTTAGAAGTAGTTGCTTTAAGTTTAACATCTGAATTTATGTCTATTGACAGTGAAAATTCATTTTTTAATCAGTTGCAAAATGGACAAATTTCTAATCTAATTGAACGAAGTCAGTATAATAAGAGAAGGAAAAAATTATTCCATTTTGCTGAAGAAATCAGACAACATTTATATTCAAAATTCACAGAATTTGAGAACTATTTTGTTGTTGATAGTATGCCACTTGAGATTTGTAAAATGGCTCGTCATAATAGGATTAAAATTTGTAAGGGTGATTTTCAGACTGCGCCAGATAAAGGTTTTTGTGCATCACAAAACTCTTGGTTTTATGGTTACAAACTTCACGGAGTTTGTACTGTTTCTGGGGTTTTTCAATCAATAGATATTACAAAAGCAAGTGTTCACGATGTACATTTATTAAAAGATTTAAAATATCAAATGTCTGATTGTGTGCTTCTTGGAGATAGAGGTTATTTGTCTTCACCATTACAATTAGATTTGTTTGAAACAGCAAATATAAAATTAGAAACTCCAATGAGAATCAATCAAATTGGGTATAAAAAACAACCCTACATATTTAGAAAATCAAGAAAAAGAATAGAGACATTATTCTCTCAATTGTGTGATCAATTTATGATTAGACGAAATTATGCTAAATCTTTTCAAGGTTTTAAAACAAGAATTTTAGCTAAAATAACAGCATTAACTTTGGTACAATTCATTAATAAATTTATTTTTGAAAGACCAATAAACAATATTAAAACACAAATAATCTAA
- a CDS encoding LysR substrate-binding domain-containing protein, protein MTITQLKYVLAVAEHKNFTLAAEKCFVTQPTLSMQIQKIEEELSIQIFDRTKKPIQLTDIGQKIVNQAKNIVNEADRIQDIVEQQKGFIGGEFRLGIIPTIMPTLLPMFLNNFIKKYPKVKLIIEELNTEEIIIKLNNGHLDAAIAATPLMEEKIKEIVLYFEPFVAYIPENHHNFQKEEIEVSDLNLDEILLLQDGHCFRDGILNLCKNTGGRNEINHFQIESGSFETLIKLADEGLGTTLLPYLHTLDLKESDKTKLRHFKEPKPAREVSLIFPKSELKIQIIDALRSTIAGVIKGAIVFQNVQIISPLQKK, encoded by the coding sequence ATGACAATTACTCAATTAAAATATGTTTTGGCTGTAGCCGAACATAAAAATTTCACACTTGCAGCCGAAAAATGTTTTGTAACTCAACCTACATTGAGTATGCAAATTCAGAAAATAGAAGAAGAATTAAGTATTCAAATATTTGACAGAACAAAAAAGCCAATTCAGCTTACTGATATTGGACAAAAAATTGTAAATCAGGCGAAGAACATTGTTAATGAAGCTGATAGAATTCAAGATATTGTAGAGCAACAAAAAGGATTTATTGGAGGTGAATTCAGATTAGGAATTATACCAACGATAATGCCTACACTATTACCAATGTTTTTAAATAATTTCATCAAAAAATATCCAAAAGTAAAACTCATAATCGAAGAGTTAAATACAGAAGAAATTATTATAAAACTCAATAATGGCCATCTTGATGCAGCAATTGCCGCAACACCGTTGATGGAGGAAAAAATCAAAGAAATAGTTTTATACTTTGAACCTTTTGTCGCATATATTCCGGAAAATCATCATAATTTTCAAAAAGAAGAAATAGAAGTCTCTGATTTAAACTTAGATGAAATTCTATTATTGCAGGATGGACACTGTTTTCGAGATGGAATATTAAACTTGTGTAAAAATACAGGAGGAAGAAATGAAATCAATCATTTCCAGATTGAAAGCGGAAGTTTTGAAACTTTAATAAAATTAGCAGATGAAGGTTTGGGGACAACATTGCTTCCCTATTTACATACTTTAGATTTGAAAGAATCTGACAAAACAAAACTGCGTCATTTCAAGGAACCAAAACCAGCAAGAGAAGTTAGTTTGATTTTCCCAAAAAGCGAATTAAAAATTCAAATAATCGATGCATTAAGAAGCACAATTGCAGGTGTTATAAAAGGAGCAATTGTTTTTCAAAATGTACAAATTATAAGTCCACTTCAAAAAAAATAA
- a CDS encoding superoxide dismutase family protein: protein MKKIFLSIVLIIVVVIGCKTSSDSSNSKKLNIAFEAKSNSTVSGTATFEEKNGKVTFVAKLAGLKPGEHAIHIHEKSDCTAADGSSAGGHWNPTFKKHGKWGVGEYHKGDIGNFTADEKGNGTITLTTDEWCIGCGDATKDILGKGLIVHQGTDDYVSQPAGNAGARVACSAIIK from the coding sequence ATGAAAAAAATATTCTTATCTATTGTGCTAATTATAGTTGTTGTAATAGGTTGCAAAACAAGCAGCGATTCAAGTAATTCAAAAAAACTAAATATTGCTTTTGAAGCTAAAAGTAATAGTACTGTTTCTGGAACTGCAACTTTTGAAGAAAAAAATGGCAAAGTTACTTTCGTCGCAAAATTAGCAGGGCTTAAACCAGGTGAACATGCAATACATATTCATGAGAAATCAGATTGTACTGCAGCAGACGGAAGTTCAGCTGGTGGACATTGGAACCCAACATTCAAAAAACATGGTAAATGGGGCGTTGGTGAATACCACAAAGGTGACATAGGTAATTTTACTGCCGATGAAAAAGGAAATGGAACCATTACATTAACAACTGATGAATGGTGTATCGGTTGTGGAGACGCAACTAAGGATATCCTTGGAAAAGGATTAATAGTCCATCAAGGTACAGATGATTATGTTTCTCAACCCGCTGGTAATGCTGGTGCAAGAGTAGCATGTTCAGCTATTATCAAGTAG
- a CDS encoding oxidoreductase — protein MRNFFLISMSFVLFVSCKTVGYIEVAESNMDFKAVKIDTLIQDKISIRAILIDTNKIWYAADNSRFGFYDLAQNKKKESIISNDNLKLEFRSIAQTSEAVFILNVSNPALLYKIAKDSSEVRLVYQENNKKVFYDSMQFWNDKEGIAIGDPIKDSFSIIITRDGGNSWNKIASAKLPKIVDGEAAFAASNTNIVIKENKTWIVSGGKKARVFYSSDKGNNWKVYDTPIVQGKTMTGIFTADFYDSKIGFIAGGNYELPNQNFGNKAATTDGGKTWKLQDENKGFGYTSCVQYVPNSNGKGLVSVGASGLCYSSDGGKSWRQLAVDSSLFTIRFLDNHTAIAAGKNKIVRINFKK, from the coding sequence ATGAGAAATTTTTTTTTAATTTCGATGAGTTTTGTTTTGTTTGTATCTTGTAAAACAGTAGGTTATATTGAGGTTGCTGAAAGTAATATGGATTTTAAAGCCGTTAAAATCGATACGTTAATTCAAGATAAAATAAGTATTAGGGCTATTTTAATTGATACAAATAAAATTTGGTATGCTGCAGATAATTCCAGATTTGGTTTTTATGATTTGGCTCAAAATAAAAAAAAAGAAAGCATTATTAGTAATGATAATCTAAAGTTGGAATTCAGAAGTATTGCTCAAACTTCGGAGGCTGTTTTTATTCTAAACGTTTCCAATCCTGCATTACTATATAAAATTGCTAAAGACAGCTCAGAAGTGCGATTAGTGTATCAAGAAAATAACAAAAAAGTTTTTTATGATAGTATGCAATTTTGGAACGATAAAGAAGGAATAGCTATCGGAGATCCTATAAAGGATTCTTTTTCAATAATAATTACTCGTGACGGCGGAAATTCATGGAATAAAATTGCATCAGCTAAGTTGCCTAAAATAGTAGATGGGGAAGCGGCTTTTGCAGCAAGCAATACTAATATTGTTATTAAAGAAAATAAAACTTGGATTGTTTCGGGTGGAAAAAAAGCCAGAGTTTTTTATTCATCTGATAAAGGAAATAATTGGAAAGTATATGACACGCCAATAGTTCAAGGAAAAACCATGACTGGAATTTTTACGGCTGATTTTTACGATTCGAAAATTGGATTTATTGCTGGAGGAAATTATGAATTGCCAAACCAGAATTTTGGAAATAAAGCAGCTACAACTGATGGTGGTAAAACATGGAAACTGCAAGACGAAAACAAAGGTTTTGGATATACTTCTTGCGTGCAATATGTGCCAAATAGCAATGGAAAAGGATTAGTTTCAGTAGGTGCATCCGGTTTGTGTTACTCATCAGATGGTGGTAAATCCTGGAGACAATTAGCGGTAGATAGCAGTCTTTTTACAATTCGTTTTTTAGACAATCATACTGCAATAGCTGCTGGAAAAAATAAAATTGTTCGCATAAATTTCAAAAAATAA
- a CDS encoding branched-chain amino acid aminotransferase yields the protein MSTTQTSKIETIKAPTSKINEVDFENLSFGSVFTDHLFECDYKNGEWQKPVIKPYAPFLVDPSTRVFHYGQAIFEGMKAYKDNNNDIWLFRPDENYKRFNTSAVRMAMPEVPEDIFMNGLNQLLQLDEAWVKKGKGNSMYIRPFMIATGTGVIANPSDEYKFMIILSPVTAYYSGDVKVLIAEHFSRAANGGIGAAKAAGNYAAQFYPTNLANKEGFQQVIWTDDATHTKLEEAGTMNVFFRINDTLLTAPVSERILDGVTRKTLIDLAKSEGINVDVRPVLVSELVEASKNGTLKEIFGAGTAAVVSPICGYSYQDVYYELPKIENPIALQLKDKLTNIQNKLEEDTFGWTVKV from the coding sequence ATGAGTACAACTCAAACTAGCAAAATTGAAACAATTAAAGCTCCTACTTCAAAAATAAATGAAGTAGATTTTGAAAACTTAAGCTTTGGTTCTGTTTTTACAGATCATTTATTCGAATGTGATTATAAAAATGGTGAGTGGCAAAAACCAGTCATTAAGCCTTATGCTCCGTTTTTGGTAGATCCATCTACAAGAGTTTTTCATTATGGCCAAGCTATTTTTGAAGGTATGAAAGCATACAAGGATAACAATAATGATATTTGGCTTTTTAGACCTGATGAAAACTATAAACGTTTCAACACTTCAGCTGTAAGAATGGCCATGCCAGAAGTTCCAGAAGATATATTTATGAATGGCTTAAACCAATTATTGCAATTGGATGAAGCTTGGGTAAAAAAAGGAAAAGGAAATTCGATGTACATTAGACCATTTATGATTGCTACAGGAACTGGAGTAATTGCAAATCCGTCTGATGAATATAAATTCATGATTATTTTATCTCCTGTAACAGCTTATTATTCTGGTGATGTAAAAGTACTTATTGCAGAGCATTTTAGTAGAGCTGCAAATGGTGGTATTGGAGCTGCAAAAGCTGCAGGAAATTATGCTGCACAATTTTATCCTACAAACCTAGCTAATAAAGAAGGATTCCAACAAGTAATTTGGACTGATGATGCAACACATACTAAGCTAGAAGAAGCGGGTACAATGAATGTGTTTTTCAGAATCAATGACACTTTATTGACTGCTCCAGTTAGCGAAAGAATTCTAGATGGTGTAACTAGAAAAACCTTGATTGATTTAGCTAAAAGCGAAGGTATAAATGTAGACGTACGTCCCGTTTTAGTTTCTGAACTTGTCGAAGCTTCTAAAAACGGAACGTTGAAAGAAATTTTTGGAGCTGGAACGGCTGCTGTGGTTAGCCCTATTTGCGGATATTCTTATCAGGACGTTTATTATGAATTACCAAAAATTGAAAATCCAATTGCATTACAACTAAAAGATAAATTGACCAATATTCAAAACAAATTGGAAGAAGACACTTTTGGATGGACTGTTAAAGTATAG
- a CDS encoding LETM1-related biofilm-associated protein codes for MINPSATGWIDKFFIEQKFSKETVSKTTDSFYQKVRNTGFIYGHIITLETVTEIETKGWFKEEISKVALLNTLYDVFCLTRGEISSEKFIKEAVTFYNQMNPQGFNFFKKILPKNSLSLTLEKIIGERVQTNDTIISKNFSHLVTNALLFIDIVAFRQYLINGEIPEKYLKKIEETIVNIVTLALKVKSNKSQYDDLLIKLFEASIRYSKFSKVSVQTLETLQLDYFTHELEKYYLIDIAGMALWSDGLIENNEAYFLHTLAGTLSISDDFVDQSIYSTNGFINKHKKEIPYFNYSNPVKHFYDQTTQSVATLVSRNKSRLIKEIIQSKELMLLLAYSTRRDLDEKEKKKVKKQLLDICKTIPSLTIFLLPGGSLLLPILIKFIPTLLPSAFNENLEEIE; via the coding sequence ATGATTAACCCTTCGGCAACAGGTTGGATAGATAAATTTTTTATTGAACAAAAATTTTCAAAAGAAACTGTTTCTAAAACTACTGATTCATTTTATCAAAAAGTTAGAAATACAGGATTTATATACGGTCACATCATTACTCTTGAAACTGTTACTGAAATTGAGACAAAAGGCTGGTTCAAGGAAGAAATTTCGAAAGTTGCTTTATTAAATACTTTATATGATGTTTTTTGTTTGACTAGAGGAGAAATAAGCTCTGAAAAATTCATAAAAGAAGCTGTTACTTTTTATAACCAAATGAACCCTCAAGGATTTAATTTTTTCAAAAAAATACTTCCTAAAAATTCCCTATCCTTAACTCTGGAAAAAATAATTGGTGAGCGTGTACAAACGAATGACACCATCATCAGTAAAAATTTCTCTCATCTCGTTACCAATGCACTTTTATTTATTGACATTGTTGCTTTTCGCCAATATTTAATTAATGGCGAAATTCCTGAAAAATACCTAAAGAAAATTGAAGAGACGATTGTTAACATTGTTACGCTTGCATTAAAAGTTAAGTCTAACAAATCACAATATGATGATTTATTAATTAAACTTTTTGAAGCTTCTATTCGCTATAGCAAATTTTCAAAAGTTTCTGTTCAAACTCTGGAAACACTTCAACTGGATTATTTTACGCATGAATTAGAAAAATATTATTTAATAGACATTGCCGGAATGGCACTGTGGAGTGATGGACTAATTGAAAACAATGAAGCCTATTTTTTACATACATTAGCGGGGACATTATCTATATCAGATGATTTTGTTGATCAAAGTATATATAGCACTAATGGATTCATTAACAAACATAAAAAAGAAATCCCCTATTTTAATTACTCAAATCCCGTCAAACACTTTTACGATCAAACTACTCAAAGCGTTGCAACTTTAGTAAGCCGCAACAAAAGTAGATTGATAAAAGAAATTATTCAAAGCAAAGAATTAATGCTTCTGTTAGCTTATTCTACCCGAAGAGATTTAGATGAAAAAGAAAAGAAAAAAGTAAAAAAACAATTATTGGATATTTGCAAAACCATTCCTTCTTTGACTATATTTTTACTACCGGGTGGAAGCTTATTACTTCCCATCTTAATAAAATTTATCCCTACCCTATTGCCTTCTGCTTTCAATGAAAATCTAGAAGAAATCGAATAA